Proteins from a genomic interval of Acidobacteriota bacterium:
- the greB gene encoding transcription elongation factor GreB translates to MTDGFKNYMTPGGFRRLSEELTRLWKEERPEVVATVAWAASNGDRSENGDYIYGKRRLREIDRRVRHLRKSLDTAVVVDNAGRDDDRVFFGATVTYLRADRDRREVTIVGTDELDSGGERISWRSPLARALLKARTGDIVTLRRPDGTEAIEVVDVRYDPQR, encoded by the coding sequence ATGACCGACGGCTTCAAGAACTACATGACACCCGGCGGCTTCCGCCGCCTGAGCGAAGAGCTGACCCGCCTCTGGAAGGAGGAGCGGCCGGAGGTCGTCGCCACGGTGGCGTGGGCGGCCAGCAACGGCGACCGCTCCGAGAACGGCGACTACATCTACGGCAAACGCAGGCTGCGGGAGATCGACCGCCGCGTCCGGCACCTCAGAAAGAGCCTCGACACCGCCGTCGTCGTCGACAACGCGGGCCGGGACGACGACCGTGTCTTCTTCGGCGCAACGGTCACTTACCTGCGTGCGGATCGCGACCGGCGTGAGGTGACCATCGTCGGCACCGACGAACTCGACTCGGGCGGCGAGCGCATCTCCTGGCGATCGCCACTCGCGAGGGCGCTCCTCAAAGCTCGCACGGGCGACATCGTCACGCTGCGCCGGCCCGACGGCACCGAGGCGATTGAAGTCGTCGACGTCCGCTACGACCCGCAACGGTGA